One Ricinus communis isolate WT05 ecotype wild-type chromosome 1, ASM1957865v1, whole genome shotgun sequence DNA window includes the following coding sequences:
- the LOC107262686 gene encoding uncharacterized protein LOC107262686 isoform X2 — protein MAKKSQKRPVRHERDQSGCMWGLISMFDFRHGRSTQKLLSDRRRGTRHVAPGNALDKPDLLINRDESCRGTVGGEGSTNVAADTGKPSVKKLMDDEMLCEKDAKKETNSAGVEPKQPNSDYGSQKRKSRKRTNRSRTKSCEIYIEDLDAAENLQLEKPCRHRSEKQSTNSLDMDDMVEEFCRQIRRISCLKHDQHGELHDQPNQKNPDFEEKLKEAIELFIRHRLSKGKHGAVDEDIHPSKELKDAIKILSSDEELSMKLLQGPKSLMVKYIENLWNAQVEKDEVSKPLVGSNLSEQEIRDLKQTDEVVHSKQRKFFRRKAKSLEKTPSNKATQASNKIVILKPGPALLEKPETEGSIGPAPESQPFIRYKGPDERVGSYFFLSEIKRKLKQAMGKEQPEIAPDSISKKFPNKHWARADTDRRYKENAGRNSPGKEHFFIEKIARPSGVKKGEKTDKSKVCETGVERETGNNSKQRLTNIYVEAKKHLSEMVTSGNGEGDFSSRQVPRTLGRILSLPEYNCSPFGSPGRDWGQSFVTAQMRFSANDKFQKQENNVSHLGRMTLNSESELCASDENTNGKAEASIDSNSSASNDIVQDIEVERISCFIGDGTTSEGDVEIIKADEIVVQGDVNILDSLSEPSNSCITRDDQTGGLSEVSDAKGYSDSLRVDSDEEIQPLPSLLTTLSSSPVTKKENDQECSVEVSDRPSPVSVLEPLFTEEDISPASTRYQPAELPMPPLRIQFEEHGPSSTDLGTHLKACIQDKESVFEYIKAVLEASELNWDEFYIMSNSSDPLLDPSIYDEDIYEFVITWMYYIGGLILQECCMQVTSYVCCYVLIYK, from the exons ATGGCAAAGAAATCTCAGAAACGCCCTGTGCGACATGAAAGAGACCAATCTGGCTGCATGTGGGGTTTAATTAGTATGTTTGACTTTCGCCATGGTCGATCAACTCAGAAGCTGCTCTCAGATAGGAGACGGGGGACTAGACATGTTG CTCCTGGTAATGCTTTGGATAAACCTGACTTGTTGATAAATCGTGATGAAAGTTGTCGAGGCACTGTT GGTGGTGAAGGAAGCACCAATGTGGCAGCTGATACCGGTAAGCCAAGTGTGAAAAAACTTATGGACGATGAGATGCTCTGTGAGAAAGATGCAAAGAAGGAGACAAACAGTGCAGGAGTGGAACCAAAACAGCCTAATTCAGATTATGGAAgccaaaaaaggaaaagccGCAAAAGAACAAATAGAAGTCGGACAAAAAGTTGTGAGATATACATAGAAGATCTGGATGCTGCTGAGAATTTGCAACTTGAAAAGCCCTGCCGTCATCGTTCAGAAAAGCAATCTACTAATAGTCTTGACATGGATGATATGGTGGAAGAGTTCTGCCGCCAGATCCGTCGCATTAGTTGCTTAAAGCATGACCAGCATGGTGAACTTCACGACCAGCCAAACCAGAAGAACCCTGACTTTGAAGAGAAATTGAAAGAGGCGATTGAACTTTTTATAAGACATAGGCTCAGTAAGGGTAAACACGGTGCAGTTGATGAGGATATACACCCTTCTAAAGAGCTCAAGGATGCAATAAAGATTCTGAGTTCTGATGAGGAATTATCTATGAAACTCTTACAAGGTCCAAAGTCTTTAATGGTGAAATACATTGAGAACTTGTGGAATGCTCAGGTAGAGAAAGATGAAGTCTCTAAGCCACTTGTAGGATCTAACTTGTCAGAACAGGAGATTCGTGACTTAAAACAGACTGATGAGGTTGTTCACAGTAAACAGCGAAAGTTTTTCAGGAGGAAGGCCAAATCTCTTGAGAAAACACCATCGAATAAGGCTACACAAGCTTCAAATAAGATTGTAATATTAAAGCCTGGACCTGCACTCCTGGAAAAACCTGAAACTGAAGGAAGCATTGGGCCAGCACCAGAATCTCAACCTTTTATCAGATACAAGGGACCAGATGAAAGAGTTGGTTCCTACTTCTTTCTCtctgaaattaaaagaaagctAAAACAAGCTATGGGGAAAGAGCAACCGGAGATAGCACCTGATAGTATTTCGAAGAAATTTCCCAACAAGCATTGGGCAAGGGCAGATACTGATAGAAGATATAAGGAGAATGCTGGAAGAAATTCTCCGGGTAAAGAGCACTtctttattgaaaaaattgcTAGGCCTTCAGGTGTCAAAAAGGGAGAGAAAACTGACAAGTCAAAAGTATGTGAAACAGGTGTAGAACGTGAAACTGGTAATAATTCCAAGCAGAGATTAACTAACATTTATGTTGAGGCCAAGAAACATCTCTCTGAGATGGTCACTAGTGGGAATGGGGAGGGGGATTTTTCAAGCAGACAGGTCCCAAGAACACTTGGGAGGATTCTCTCTCTTCCTGAGTACAATTGTTCTCCTTTTGGAAGTCCTGGAAGAGATTGGGGGCAAAGCTTTGTTACTGCACAGATGAGATTCTCTGCCAATGACAAATTTcagaaacaagaaaacaatGTTAGCCATCTTGGTCGTATGACACTAAACTCAGAGTCTGAGTTGTGCGCTTCTGATGAAAACACTAATGGTAAGGCAGAAGCTTCTATTGATTCAAATTCAAGTGCATCAAATGATATTGTCCAAGATATTGAAGTGGAGAGAATATCATGTTTCATTGGAGATGGGACGACTTCTGaag GTGATGTGGAAATTATTAAAGCAGATGAAATTGTGGTCCAGGGAGACGTCAATATCTTGGACTCTCTTTCTGAGCCGAGCAACTCTTGCATAACCAGAGATGACCAAACTGGTGGCTTGTCTGAAGTTTCTGATGCAAAAGGCTATTCTGATAGCTTGAGAGTT GACTCAGATGAAGAAATCCAGCCTCTGCCTTCTCTATTAACGACTCTATCCTCGTCTCCAGTAACCAAGAAGGAAAATGATCAAGAGTGTTCAGTAGAGGTGTCAGACCGGCCGAGTCCTGTATCTGTTCTGGAGCCACTTTTCACAGAGGAAGACATCAGCCCAGCAAGCACCAGATATCAACCTG CTGAACTTCCTATGCCACCCCTAAGAATTCAGTTCGAAGAGCATGGCCCTTCATCAACAGATTTAGGCACTCATTTGAAAGCTTGTATACAGGACAAGGAATCAGTGTTCGAGTACATAAAAGCAGTGTTGGAAGCCTCTGAATTGAACTGGGATGAATTCTATATCATGTCCAATTCTTCAGATCCACTTCTTGACCCATCGATATATGATGAG GATATCTATGAGTTTGTGATTACTTGGATGTATTATATAGGAGGGTTGATTTTACAGGAGTGTTGTATGCAAGTAACAAGCTATGTGTGCTGTTATGTtctgatttataaataa
- the LOC107262686 gene encoding uncharacterized protein LOC107262686 isoform X1 produces MAKKSQKRPVRHERDQSGCMWGLISMFDFRHGRSTQKLLSDRRRGTRHVAPGNALDKPDLLINRDESCRGTVGGEGSTNVAADTGKPSVKKLMDDEMLCEKDAKKETNSAGVEPKQPNSDYGSQKRKSRKRTNRSRTKSCEIYIEDLDAAENLQLEKPCRHRSEKQSTNSLDMDDMVEEFCRQIRRISCLKHDQHGELHDQPNQKNPDFEEKLKEAIELFIRHRLSKGKHGAVDEDIHPSKELKDAIKILSSDEELSMKLLQGPKSLMVKYIENLWNAQVEKDEVSKPLVGSNLSEQEIRDLKQTDEVVHSKQRKFFRRKAKSLEKTPSNKATQASNKIVILKPGPALLEKPETEGSIGPAPESQPFIRYKGPDERVGSYFFLSEIKRKLKQAMGKEQPEIAPDSISKKFPNKHWARADTDRRYKENAGRNSPGKEHFFIEKIARPSGVKKGEKTDKSKVCETGVERETGNNSKQRLTNIYVEAKKHLSEMVTSGNGEGDFSSRQVPRTLGRILSLPEYNCSPFGSPGRDWGQSFVTAQMRFSANDKFQKQENNVSHLGRMTLNSESELCASDENTNGKAEASIDSNSSASNDIVQDIEVERISCFIGDGTTSEGDVEIIKADEIVVQGDVNILDSLSEPSNSCITRDDQTGGLSEVSDAKGYSDSLRVDSDEEIQPLPSLLTTLSSSPVTKKENDQECSVEVSDRPSPVSVLEPLFTEEDISPASTRYQPAELPMPPLRIQFEEHGPSSTDLGTHLKACIQDKESVFEYIKAVLEASELNWDEFYIMSNSSDPLLDPSIYDEVGFYPNQLCYDRKLLFDCISEVLMEVYERYFGCPLGLSFGKPTVQPAPDMKYAIHAVWEGVYWYILPLPLPHTLEQIVKKDMAKTGSWMDLRCDSETMVIEIGDAIFKDLIGETVLSCVNEGPEVENHLLQVEPRDESSIEL; encoded by the exons ATGGCAAAGAAATCTCAGAAACGCCCTGTGCGACATGAAAGAGACCAATCTGGCTGCATGTGGGGTTTAATTAGTATGTTTGACTTTCGCCATGGTCGATCAACTCAGAAGCTGCTCTCAGATAGGAGACGGGGGACTAGACATGTTG CTCCTGGTAATGCTTTGGATAAACCTGACTTGTTGATAAATCGTGATGAAAGTTGTCGAGGCACTGTT GGTGGTGAAGGAAGCACCAATGTGGCAGCTGATACCGGTAAGCCAAGTGTGAAAAAACTTATGGACGATGAGATGCTCTGTGAGAAAGATGCAAAGAAGGAGACAAACAGTGCAGGAGTGGAACCAAAACAGCCTAATTCAGATTATGGAAgccaaaaaaggaaaagccGCAAAAGAACAAATAGAAGTCGGACAAAAAGTTGTGAGATATACATAGAAGATCTGGATGCTGCTGAGAATTTGCAACTTGAAAAGCCCTGCCGTCATCGTTCAGAAAAGCAATCTACTAATAGTCTTGACATGGATGATATGGTGGAAGAGTTCTGCCGCCAGATCCGTCGCATTAGTTGCTTAAAGCATGACCAGCATGGTGAACTTCACGACCAGCCAAACCAGAAGAACCCTGACTTTGAAGAGAAATTGAAAGAGGCGATTGAACTTTTTATAAGACATAGGCTCAGTAAGGGTAAACACGGTGCAGTTGATGAGGATATACACCCTTCTAAAGAGCTCAAGGATGCAATAAAGATTCTGAGTTCTGATGAGGAATTATCTATGAAACTCTTACAAGGTCCAAAGTCTTTAATGGTGAAATACATTGAGAACTTGTGGAATGCTCAGGTAGAGAAAGATGAAGTCTCTAAGCCACTTGTAGGATCTAACTTGTCAGAACAGGAGATTCGTGACTTAAAACAGACTGATGAGGTTGTTCACAGTAAACAGCGAAAGTTTTTCAGGAGGAAGGCCAAATCTCTTGAGAAAACACCATCGAATAAGGCTACACAAGCTTCAAATAAGATTGTAATATTAAAGCCTGGACCTGCACTCCTGGAAAAACCTGAAACTGAAGGAAGCATTGGGCCAGCACCAGAATCTCAACCTTTTATCAGATACAAGGGACCAGATGAAAGAGTTGGTTCCTACTTCTTTCTCtctgaaattaaaagaaagctAAAACAAGCTATGGGGAAAGAGCAACCGGAGATAGCACCTGATAGTATTTCGAAGAAATTTCCCAACAAGCATTGGGCAAGGGCAGATACTGATAGAAGATATAAGGAGAATGCTGGAAGAAATTCTCCGGGTAAAGAGCACTtctttattgaaaaaattgcTAGGCCTTCAGGTGTCAAAAAGGGAGAGAAAACTGACAAGTCAAAAGTATGTGAAACAGGTGTAGAACGTGAAACTGGTAATAATTCCAAGCAGAGATTAACTAACATTTATGTTGAGGCCAAGAAACATCTCTCTGAGATGGTCACTAGTGGGAATGGGGAGGGGGATTTTTCAAGCAGACAGGTCCCAAGAACACTTGGGAGGATTCTCTCTCTTCCTGAGTACAATTGTTCTCCTTTTGGAAGTCCTGGAAGAGATTGGGGGCAAAGCTTTGTTACTGCACAGATGAGATTCTCTGCCAATGACAAATTTcagaaacaagaaaacaatGTTAGCCATCTTGGTCGTATGACACTAAACTCAGAGTCTGAGTTGTGCGCTTCTGATGAAAACACTAATGGTAAGGCAGAAGCTTCTATTGATTCAAATTCAAGTGCATCAAATGATATTGTCCAAGATATTGAAGTGGAGAGAATATCATGTTTCATTGGAGATGGGACGACTTCTGaag GTGATGTGGAAATTATTAAAGCAGATGAAATTGTGGTCCAGGGAGACGTCAATATCTTGGACTCTCTTTCTGAGCCGAGCAACTCTTGCATAACCAGAGATGACCAAACTGGTGGCTTGTCTGAAGTTTCTGATGCAAAAGGCTATTCTGATAGCTTGAGAGTT GACTCAGATGAAGAAATCCAGCCTCTGCCTTCTCTATTAACGACTCTATCCTCGTCTCCAGTAACCAAGAAGGAAAATGATCAAGAGTGTTCAGTAGAGGTGTCAGACCGGCCGAGTCCTGTATCTGTTCTGGAGCCACTTTTCACAGAGGAAGACATCAGCCCAGCAAGCACCAGATATCAACCTG CTGAACTTCCTATGCCACCCCTAAGAATTCAGTTCGAAGAGCATGGCCCTTCATCAACAGATTTAGGCACTCATTTGAAAGCTTGTATACAGGACAAGGAATCAGTGTTCGAGTACATAAAAGCAGTGTTGGAAGCCTCTGAATTGAACTGGGATGAATTCTATATCATGTCCAATTCTTCAGATCCACTTCTTGACCCATCGATATATGATGAGGTAGGGTTCTATCCCAACCAGCTTTGTTATGACAGGAAGCTTCTATTTGATTGTATTAGTGAAGTTCTTATGGAGGTATATGAGCGATATTTTGGTTGTCCCCTTGGGTTATCATTTGGGAAACCTACTGTCCAACCCGCTCCAGACATGAAATATGCTATTCATGCAGTTTGGGAGGGAGTATATTGGTATATCCTCCCCTTGCCACTGCCTCATACATTAGAGCAGATTGTCAAGAAAGACATGGCTAAAACTGGATCGTGGATGGACCTTCGATGTGATAGTGAAACTATGGTAATTGAAATTGGTGATGCCATTTTCAAAGATCTAATTGGAGAAACTGTGTTGAGTTGCGTAAATGAAGGTCCGGAAGTTGAAAATCATTTACTTCAGGTAGAGCCGAGGGATGAGAGTAGCATTGAATTGTAA